The following proteins come from a genomic window of Nicotiana tomentosiformis chromosome 12, ASM39032v3, whole genome shotgun sequence:
- the LOC104119042 gene encoding probable tRNA-splicing endonuclease subunit sen54, with protein METAKWASFSEGTSDSEGYGEDLDDDEHCCAYASTDIPKLQFRKDISRSWWLDQLGMAEVVERKGGLWTTTGIVRNGKIYCFIEEILYLAEIGALHLFSNDDTPLSLEHIYNKVAEGKSGCSLEYFEAYKHLKSLGYIVGRHGIPWSVRRSKVNCVISQDPPETAQSGDEESRNNVLISEMFSNMQIGGLRLAFDVYPPNSRFRKSAPGDPCFVLCLASEYPPSKEEIEDLEGHSHGIPLKFCLVEHGRVSFFSFNKVELPILP; from the exons ATGGAAACTGCTAAGTGGGCAAGTTTTTCAGAAGGAACAAGTGATTCTGAAGGCTATGGAGAGGATCTTGATGATGATGAACATTGCTGTGCATATGCATCCACTGATATACCCAAGTTGCAGTTCAG GAAAGATATTTCAAGATCATGGTGGCTTGACCAGTTAGGAATGGCTGAGGTCGTGGAGAGGAAGGGTGGATTGTGGACAACTACTGGGATAGTTCGTAACGGCAAGATATATTGCTTCATTGAAGAGATTTT ATATCTTGCCGAAATTGGGGCTCTACATCTCTTTAGCAATGATGACACACCCCTTTCTTTGGAACACATATACAACAAGGTTGCAGAAGGAAAAAGTGGATGTTCCTTGGAATATTTTGAAGCATATAAGCACTTGAAATCCCTTGGTTATATAGTCGGCCGTCATGGTATTCCTTGGTCAGTGAGAAGGTCAAAAGTAAACTGTGTTATTAGCCAAGACCCGCCAGAGACTGCTCAAAGTGGAGATGAAGAATCAAGAAACAATGTTCTCATCAGTGAAATGTTCAGTAATATGCAAATTGGTGGATTGAGACTCGCTTTTGACGTTTACCCTCCTAATAGCAGATTCAGAAAGTCTGCTCCTGGTGATCCCTGCTTTGTACTTTGTCTTGCTAG CGAGTATCCACCTTCCAAAGAGGAGATTGAAGATCTTGAGGGCCATTCTCATGGTATTCCTTTGAAATTTTGTCTGGTTGAGCATGGGCGTGTGAGCTTTTTTTCATTCAACAAAGTTGAGCTTCCTATCCTTCCATGA